One part of the Humulus lupulus chromosome 9, drHumLupu1.1, whole genome shotgun sequence genome encodes these proteins:
- the LOC133802411 gene encoding uncharacterized protein LOC133802411 isoform X2: MLHSLIQLVPPMQLLNLRPPFHLFPRALKPAATATVSLSDSPESRANHHQLGLSQTLQSETLELLEWGSLCKQLSVFTSTSMGFSTAQSAAIPFGCSREESQKLLDQTVAATAVVEAMGSRPSDFSAIEDVSEVLNSAASGELLTIKELCAVSRTLMAARALYEKLNELASSDDCKDRYLPLLELLQNCNLHVELVRKLGFCIDSNLSIIIDRASDDLEIIRSERKRNMEKLEALLKKVSSKIFQAGGIDRPLVTKRRSRMCVGVRASHRNLVPDAVVLDASSSGATYFVEPGEIVDLNNMEVRLSSAEKAEEIAILSMLTSEISNSKRAIEYLLDKVLEVDLAFARAGHALWMNGVCPTFSEFSKDIDSGSIDDSVSVDIDKIQHPLLLESSLRSLSDIFASNSNDAAWFSEGNTTRTQSSLDIVSEYPVPIDIKVGCGTRVVVISGPNTGGKTASMKTLGLASLMSKAGMFLPAKNHPKLPWFNLVLADIGDHQSLEQNLSTFSGHISQIRNILDVTSEESLVLMDEIGGGTDPSEGLALSASILRYLIDRVKLAVVTTHFADLSRLKEKDHRFENAAMEFSLETLRPTYQILWGSSGDSNSLNIAKTIGFDQNIIENAHKWMEKLVPEQQQKRKGLLYQSLIEERDRLEAQAKRAASLHSKVMQIYSEIQDETEDLDRRETALMVKETLQVQKEVETAKSQMETVLQEFEDQLRTASPDQFNHLIKKSESAISSILQVRCPSYGSAEDKENTNLYTPEVGEQVYLTGLRDNIGTVVEAPADDETILVQYGKIKVRVKKRDIRAISIHNKKATTCSTPRVKKQSREFQSPSGNSKEGEVSYSPAVQTSKNTVDLRGMRVEEASFHLDMEISAREPGSVLFIIHGMGTGAVKDLAIETLRNHPRVVDYEQESSMNYGCTIAYIN; this comes from the exons TGAGTCGCGTGCCAACCACCACCAACTCGGCCTCTCTCAGACCCTCCAATCCGAAACCCTAGAGCTTCTCGAATGGGGCTCGCTCTGCAAGCAGCTCTCGGTATTCACGTCGACCTCCATGGGCTTCTCAACCGCCCAGAGCGCTGCCATTCCCTTCGGCTGTTCTCGGGAGGAGAGCCAGAAGCTTCTGGACCAAACGGTGGCCGCCACTGCCGTCGTGGAGGCGATGGGTTCTCGACCGTCTGATTTCTCGGCGATCGAGGACGTGTCTGAGGTTTTGAATTCCGCAGCTTCCGGTGAATTGCTTACGATTAAGGAGCTTTGTGCGGTTAGTAGGACGCTTATGGCAGCCAGGGCTTTGTATGAGAAATTGAACGAATTGGCTTCAAGCGATGACTGCAAGGATAG GTACTTGCCTCTTCTTGAACTACTCCAGAATTGCAATTTACATGTAGAGCTGGTGCGAAAGTTAGGATTTTGTATAGACAGCAATCTTTCAATCATCATCGATAGAGCTAGTGATGATTTGGAGATTATTAGATCAGAAAGAAAGAGAAACATGGAAAAGCTAGAAGCTTTGTTAAAGAAAGTGTCATCTAAGATTTTTCAGGCTGGTGGCATTGACCGACCTTTGGTTACCAAACGACGGAGTAGGATGTGTGTTGGTGTTAGGGCTTCCCATAGGAATTTGGTTCCAGATGCTGTAGTTCTAGATGCTAGTAGTTCTGGTGCAACATATTTTGTGGAACCCGGGGAGATAGTAGACTTGAATAACATGGAGGTGAGGCTTTCAAGTGCCGAGAAAGCTGAGGAGATAGCCATCTTGAGCATGCTAACATCCGAAATATCAAACTCTAAAAGAGCGATAGAGTATCTTTTAGATAAAGTTTTAGAAGTTGATCTTGCTTTTGCTAGAGCCGGTCATGCTCTGTGGATGAACGGGGTATGCCCAACTTTTTCAGAATTTAGTAAGGACATAGATTCTGGCAGTATAGATGATTCTGTTTCTGTGGATATTGATAAAATACAACATCCATTGCTCCTTGAGTCCTCTCTTAGGAGTTTGTCTGATATTTTTGCATCCAATTCCAATGATGCAGCTTGGTTTAGTGAGGGAAATACTACGAGGACTCAAAGTTCTTTAGATATTGTATCTGAGTATCCTGTGCCAATAGACATCAAAGTCGGATGTGGCACTAGAGTGGTTGTGATCTCAGGACCAAATACTGGAGGTAAAACTGCTTCAATGAAGACTTTGGGTTTGGCATCTCTTATGTCAAAAGCTGGAATGTTTCTTCCAGCTAAAAACCATCCGAAGCTTCCGTGGTTTAATCTTGTTCTAGCAGATATTGGAGATCACCAG TCTCTGGAACAAAATCTCTCAACTTTTAGTGGACACATATCACAAATCCGTAATATCTTGGATGTGACCTCTGAAGAATCACTTGTTCTCATGGATGAAATTGGAGGTGGAACTGATCCTTCAGAAGGTTTGGCTCTTTCTGCCAGCATCTTGCGGTATCTCATAGATCGTGTTAAATTAGCTGTGGTGACTACCCATTTTGCGGATTTAAGCCGTCTAAAAGAAAAGGATCACAGGTTTGAGAATGCAGCCATGGAATTTTCCCTAGAAACATTACGACCAACTTATCAGATCCTCTGGGGAAGTAGTGGTGATTCAAATTCATTAAATATTGCTAAAACTATTGGTTTTGATCAAAATATCATTGAAAATGCTCATAAATGGATGGAGAAGTTAGTTCCGGAGCAGCAGCAGAAGCGGAAAGGATTGCTGTATCAATCAttgattgaagaaagggacagaCTGGAAGCTCAGGCTAAAAGAGCTGCATCTCTACATTCGAAAGTCATGCAAATTTATAGTGAG ATCCAAGATGAGACTGAGGATCTTGATAGGCGGGAAACAGCTTTGATGGTAAAGGAAACCTTACAGGTTCAGAAAGAGGTTGAAACTGCAAAATCTCAAATGGAAACTGTACTGCAGGAGTTTGAAGATCAACTCAGAACAGCCAGCCCTGACCAATTCAATCATCTGATCAAGAAATCAGAATCTGCCATTTCATCTATCCTTCAAGTTCGCTGTCCTAGTTATGGCTCTGCCGAGGATAAAGAAAATACCAATTTATATACACCAGAAGTTGGAGAGCAAGTTTATTTGACGGGACTCAGGGATAACATAGGCACTGTAGTGGAAGCTCCAGCTGATGATGAAACAATCCTAGTACAATATGGTAAAATTAAGGTTCGGGTAAAGAAAAGGGACATTAGAGCTATATCTATTCATAACAAGAAAGCCACTACCTGTTCCACCCCACGAGTAAAGAAGCAG AGCAGAGAATTCCAGAGTCCAAGTGGGAACAGCAAAGAAGGAGAGGTTTCTTACAGTCCAGCAGTGCAGACGTCAAAGAACACAGTGGATCTACGTGGCATGCGGGTAGAGGAAGCTTCTTTCCATTTGGATATGGAAATTTCAGCTAGAGAGCCAGGTTCTGTTCTCTTTATCATACACGGTATGGGCACTGGAGCTGTTAAGGACCTTGCCATTGAGACGTTAAGAAACCATCCCCGAGTTGTCGATTATGAACAGGAAAGCTCAATGAACTATGGCTGTACAATTGCATACATCAATTAA
- the LOC133802411 gene encoding uncharacterized protein LOC133802411 isoform X1 has translation MLHSLIQLVPPMQLLNLRPPFHLFPRALKPAATATVSLSDSPESRANHHQLGLSQTLQSETLELLEWGSLCKQLSVFTSTSMGFSTAQSAAIPFGCSREESQKLLDQTVAATAVVEAMGSRPSDFSAIEDVSEVLNSAASGELLTIKELCAVSRTLMAARALYEKLNELASSDDCKDRYLPLLELLQNCNLHVELVRKLGFCIDSNLSIIIDRASDDLEIIRSERKRNMEKLEALLKKVSSKIFQAGGIDRPLVTKRRSRMCVGVRASHRNLVPDAVVLDASSSGATYFVEPGEIVDLNNMEVRLSSAEKAEEIAILSMLTSEISNSKRAIEYLLDKVLEVDLAFARAGHALWMNGVCPTFSEFSKDIDSGSIDDSVSVDIDKIQHPLLLESSLRSLSDIFASNSNDAAWFSEGNTTRTQSSLDIVSEYPVPIDIKVGCGTRVVVISGPNTGGKTASMKTLGLASLMSKAGMFLPAKNHPKLPWFNLVLADIGDHQSLEQNLSTFSGHISQIRNILDVTSEESLVLMDEIGGGTDPSEGLALSASILRYLIDRVKLAVVTTHFADLSRLKEKDHRFENAAMEFSLETLRPTYQILWGSSGDSNSLNIAKTIGFDQNIIENAHKWMEKLVPEQQQKRKGLLYQSLIEERDRLEAQAKRAASLHSKVMQIYSEIQDETEDLDRRETALMVKETLQVQKEVETAKSQMETVLQEFEDQLRTASPDQFNHLIKKSESAISSILQVRCPSYGSAEDKENTNLYTPEVGEQVYLTGLRDNIGTVVEAPADDETILVQYGKIKVRVKKRDIRAISIHNKKATTCSTPRVKKQLQQSREFQSPSGNSKEGEVSYSPAVQTSKNTVDLRGMRVEEASFHLDMEISAREPGSVLFIIHGMGTGAVKDLAIETLRNHPRVVDYEQESSMNYGCTIAYIN, from the exons TGAGTCGCGTGCCAACCACCACCAACTCGGCCTCTCTCAGACCCTCCAATCCGAAACCCTAGAGCTTCTCGAATGGGGCTCGCTCTGCAAGCAGCTCTCGGTATTCACGTCGACCTCCATGGGCTTCTCAACCGCCCAGAGCGCTGCCATTCCCTTCGGCTGTTCTCGGGAGGAGAGCCAGAAGCTTCTGGACCAAACGGTGGCCGCCACTGCCGTCGTGGAGGCGATGGGTTCTCGACCGTCTGATTTCTCGGCGATCGAGGACGTGTCTGAGGTTTTGAATTCCGCAGCTTCCGGTGAATTGCTTACGATTAAGGAGCTTTGTGCGGTTAGTAGGACGCTTATGGCAGCCAGGGCTTTGTATGAGAAATTGAACGAATTGGCTTCAAGCGATGACTGCAAGGATAG GTACTTGCCTCTTCTTGAACTACTCCAGAATTGCAATTTACATGTAGAGCTGGTGCGAAAGTTAGGATTTTGTATAGACAGCAATCTTTCAATCATCATCGATAGAGCTAGTGATGATTTGGAGATTATTAGATCAGAAAGAAAGAGAAACATGGAAAAGCTAGAAGCTTTGTTAAAGAAAGTGTCATCTAAGATTTTTCAGGCTGGTGGCATTGACCGACCTTTGGTTACCAAACGACGGAGTAGGATGTGTGTTGGTGTTAGGGCTTCCCATAGGAATTTGGTTCCAGATGCTGTAGTTCTAGATGCTAGTAGTTCTGGTGCAACATATTTTGTGGAACCCGGGGAGATAGTAGACTTGAATAACATGGAGGTGAGGCTTTCAAGTGCCGAGAAAGCTGAGGAGATAGCCATCTTGAGCATGCTAACATCCGAAATATCAAACTCTAAAAGAGCGATAGAGTATCTTTTAGATAAAGTTTTAGAAGTTGATCTTGCTTTTGCTAGAGCCGGTCATGCTCTGTGGATGAACGGGGTATGCCCAACTTTTTCAGAATTTAGTAAGGACATAGATTCTGGCAGTATAGATGATTCTGTTTCTGTGGATATTGATAAAATACAACATCCATTGCTCCTTGAGTCCTCTCTTAGGAGTTTGTCTGATATTTTTGCATCCAATTCCAATGATGCAGCTTGGTTTAGTGAGGGAAATACTACGAGGACTCAAAGTTCTTTAGATATTGTATCTGAGTATCCTGTGCCAATAGACATCAAAGTCGGATGTGGCACTAGAGTGGTTGTGATCTCAGGACCAAATACTGGAGGTAAAACTGCTTCAATGAAGACTTTGGGTTTGGCATCTCTTATGTCAAAAGCTGGAATGTTTCTTCCAGCTAAAAACCATCCGAAGCTTCCGTGGTTTAATCTTGTTCTAGCAGATATTGGAGATCACCAG TCTCTGGAACAAAATCTCTCAACTTTTAGTGGACACATATCACAAATCCGTAATATCTTGGATGTGACCTCTGAAGAATCACTTGTTCTCATGGATGAAATTGGAGGTGGAACTGATCCTTCAGAAGGTTTGGCTCTTTCTGCCAGCATCTTGCGGTATCTCATAGATCGTGTTAAATTAGCTGTGGTGACTACCCATTTTGCGGATTTAAGCCGTCTAAAAGAAAAGGATCACAGGTTTGAGAATGCAGCCATGGAATTTTCCCTAGAAACATTACGACCAACTTATCAGATCCTCTGGGGAAGTAGTGGTGATTCAAATTCATTAAATATTGCTAAAACTATTGGTTTTGATCAAAATATCATTGAAAATGCTCATAAATGGATGGAGAAGTTAGTTCCGGAGCAGCAGCAGAAGCGGAAAGGATTGCTGTATCAATCAttgattgaagaaagggacagaCTGGAAGCTCAGGCTAAAAGAGCTGCATCTCTACATTCGAAAGTCATGCAAATTTATAGTGAG ATCCAAGATGAGACTGAGGATCTTGATAGGCGGGAAACAGCTTTGATGGTAAAGGAAACCTTACAGGTTCAGAAAGAGGTTGAAACTGCAAAATCTCAAATGGAAACTGTACTGCAGGAGTTTGAAGATCAACTCAGAACAGCCAGCCCTGACCAATTCAATCATCTGATCAAGAAATCAGAATCTGCCATTTCATCTATCCTTCAAGTTCGCTGTCCTAGTTATGGCTCTGCCGAGGATAAAGAAAATACCAATTTATATACACCAGAAGTTGGAGAGCAAGTTTATTTGACGGGACTCAGGGATAACATAGGCACTGTAGTGGAAGCTCCAGCTGATGATGAAACAATCCTAGTACAATATGGTAAAATTAAGGTTCGGGTAAAGAAAAGGGACATTAGAGCTATATCTATTCATAACAAGAAAGCCACTACCTGTTCCACCCCACGAGTAAAGAAGCAG CTTCAACAGAGCAGAGAATTCCAGAGTCCAAGTGGGAACAGCAAAGAAGGAGAGGTTTCTTACAGTCCAGCAGTGCAGACGTCAAAGAACACAGTGGATCTACGTGGCATGCGGGTAGAGGAAGCTTCTTTCCATTTGGATATGGAAATTTCAGCTAGAGAGCCAGGTTCTGTTCTCTTTATCATACACGGTATGGGCACTGGAGCTGTTAAGGACCTTGCCATTGAGACGTTAAGAAACCATCCCCGAGTTGTCGATTATGAACAGGAAAGCTCAATGAACTATGGCTGTACAATTGCATACATCAATTAA